The following are encoded together in the Macadamia integrifolia cultivar HAES 741 chromosome 10, SCU_Mint_v3, whole genome shotgun sequence genome:
- the LOC122092205 gene encoding uncharacterized protein LOC122092205, translating into MNVAGIMKHRWWIASHRKSIWVDWIYKRDKVEGVIMHMVGNGRATGVWLDSWHPKGILIKKFGERIRYDSGLSHLATVDEILRNGEWLPTPATTLDLIEAWGCLQTIPRLHYGDEDLVVWKGDPTGVFTTKSAWEIVRRKERKLDWKKSVCLKATYLDIHSQPGDV; encoded by the exons ATGAATGTTGCTGGAATTATGAAGCATAGATGGTGGATTGCTTCTCATAGGAAGAGCATATGGGTGGACTGGATTTACAAAAG GGACAAGGTGGAAGGTGTTATTATGCATATGGTAGGCAATGGAAGAGCCACTGGGGTATGGCTAGATTCTTGGCATCCTAAGGGTATCCTTATTAAGAAATTTGGGGAAAGAATAAGATATGATTCTGGTTTGTCTCATCTTGCTACAGTTGATGAAATCTTAAGGAATGGGGAATGGTTGCCTACTCCAGCTACAACTCTTGATCTTATTGAAGCTTGGGGATGTCTTCAAACTATCCCTAGACTTCACTATGGTGACGAGGACTTGGTGGTTTGGAAAGGAGATCCTACAGGTGTGTTTACAACTAAATCAGCATGGGAGATAGtaaggaggaaggagagaaagtTGGACTGGAAGAAATCAGTATGTTTGAAGGCAACATACCTCGACATTCATTCACAACCTGGTGATGTTTAG